The Bos indicus x Bos taurus breed Angus x Brahman F1 hybrid chromosome 21, Bos_hybrid_MaternalHap_v2.0, whole genome shotgun sequence genomic interval CCAGCGCCATCTCCACCGCCCTCCCCCTGACGCAGCTGCGCTGGGTCAAGCAGACAAACGCAGAGAAGAAGGCGAGCGTGGTGAGCGCCCCTTCCCTCCTCCGTGATCAAGTGACTCCGTGCGCACCCCCTGGGCACTAGGGCTGTGTCCCCGCCGTGGCCCCCCGGGGGACTCGCACCGCTCCCTGCTCGGGTGGGCCCCGCCCCCGGGGCTGCCTCCCCTCGCACAGCCAGCGCCCTGCCTTCTCCCAGGTGACCCTGCCTGTCTACCTGAACTTCACCCGCGCCGACCTCATCTTCACGGTCGACTTCGAGATCGCCACCAAGGAGGACCCGCGGAGCTTCTACGAGCGCGGCGTGGCTGTGCTCTGCACTGAGTGAGCTGCCTTCCAGTCCCCTTGTGTGACAGTGATTGATACTTAACGTTATTCATTATGAAAGCCTACGGAAGGTTCACTGTTTAAAGTGTACGGACTTGTCAAGGCAACGTCGCTGGTGCGAGGCTGGAAGCTGCAGGACGTGGAAAAAAGCCGGACGGTTGGGAGGTGGAGCTGGGAGGGACCCAGGGCCGCGGTTCTGAGGGCCGAGGTGGGGcttgttttatgaaataaaacaCTAAGCATGACTTGGCTCCGGCCTCTCGTCTCATCTCTGGCTTTGGGGGACACCCGGGAGCCCGCATGACTCCGGCAGCCCGGCTGGCCCGCCCCAGACCCGTGACGCGCACCTCCGGGGCCCAGCCATGGTCCCTCCGCAGGGAGCCCTTGGCCTCCGGGCTCTCCGTCCCCACAGTCCTGGGGTGCCAGGTGCGGCCTCCTGTGGAATGGGTTCCTGGTGCGTCCGGAGCCTCGAGAGCTCCCGGTGGCTGGGTGACTGGCCGGGCATGGCACCAGCCCTGCAATAAAGACCTGCTCGTCCTGGTGGGAAGCGAGCTCGGCTCCAGAGGGACAGCCTGAGGCCCCACAGCACCCCCTATCCAGCCTTGTCCCCCCAACCCCAGACAGCGGACGGACCGCAGAGCCAGAGCTGCCGCCCACCTGGCTCCGGGACGTGCCCTCTGGGGTCCCTTGGGGGGCTGAGCGCTGTCCAGAGCTGTGTTTGACTGAAAATGGGGGCCCATTTTGAATGCTTTCCTCTAAGCCAACAAATACAgcttttggtggctcagacagtaaagcgtctgtttacaatgtgggagacccagaaagatcctctggagaaggaaatggcaatccactccagtactattgcctggaaaatcccatggacagaggagcctggtaggctacagtccatggggtcgcagagtccgacacgactgagcgacttcacttacttactacTCATTCTCGTCACCCAGAGTATTTAGCAGTGCCGCAGTCTCTCGACCGGAAGCTGCTAACACCGAGGAGACCCCCCGGAAAGCCTGACCCTCCCGTGCCCACCCCATTTACAGTAGGTCCCGAGCACAGAGGCCTGTTGGTGCTGGGCAGGGATTCCCGGTGCAGGAGGAGGACCGCCGTCTTCAATGCCCCAAAGGcctggctggggaggaggggccgcTGCAGCCGCCAGACCCTGGTGCCCGAGTGTCCTGGGGGTGGATGTAGGGCACCGCAGGCCCAGGACCCCACCAGGAGTGCCTGGGGCCCCTTACTTGCTGCTTCCCAGCCTCACCCTGACGTGAGCTCAGTTTAGGGGGTCCAAGGAGACCCCACTTAGATCACTCCTCACCTGCCTTTGCGGGGTCAGGCTGGACAGTAGGCAGAGCTGGCAGAAAGGGGGCCCAGAGGGGACCTGGGGGAGGGCAGACAGCACCTCCTGGGCACCCCTGCCCACCCAGTGCCCTGGAGAAGCCTCGGGGGTCCACCCCGGCCAGGAGGGACGAGACCACGCGCCTCGCCTCAGTGGACTTCCCTTTGTTGGAACCGTGTGTCCCTGGGCAGCAAACACAGCGAGGGGGACTCCGATCCTCCCTGCCAGGAAGGTCTTAAAAGGCTGcatgagaaaaaggaaagcaccTCCACACCCAGGTGTCACCCCACTGGGGCCCTGATCGCAAGACACCGCGCTCAGCAGACCCTGTCCCCAAGGGGAGACGCAACCGGAGAAGCGGGTGGGGTGGAGCAGAGGGAGGCATCTGAGGCCAGGGCCGGCCCCAGGGCTGCTGGGAGAATCCCTCCTGCGGCCTTGCCTCCACCCCAACTGAGCGCCCCCCACGTTCCAGCTGTTCTCAGCGACCCCGGGAGCCGATTCCTCGGCTGCGTGTGAGGAGCTCTGGGGGAATGAGTCACAGCCAGGACCGAGGTGGACTAGAGGGCCACAGGCCCCAGCCTCTGAGTCCaggtttaaaaatacatacatatttactcAAGGGAATTCTCTGCGACTCAGGCCGGGGAGGTGGGGCCTTTCCTGAGCTGGAAACCATCTTAGCGCAGTGGTGGGGCCCAGAGGCGTTATTTACAACATAAACGAGTAACACGCGCATCATCCGCAGACCATCAGCTCCTGAAACTTCATGATACATTTCCATTGTTTGAACAAGAAGACACAAAAGGAGCCACATGCTTCATGGAAGCTCTTTTTGCTATGCTCATCAACGCTGTCCTCGCCTCCGAGGCCCTGGCCCATGTCACCTATCGCCCCGCTCACCTGATCTAGGCCACACACTGCTTCTTTCGCTTACTCTTCTCCGGCTCTGCAAGTAAAAGTTCCAGTTTCCTCTTGGAGAGGGCAAGCTTGGGCCCCCTGTCCCTCTCAGTCCCGAGTCTGGGGGGCGGCCGTGACCCTCTGGCCCTGCCCTGGGGTCTGACAGCCTCGGGGGATCCCCGGTCTTCCTCCATCATCCCCGAGTCCTCCGGGGGTCCCGGCAGCCGGGCCATCCTCCCCCGCGCCTCCAGGCCACCGGCCTCCGCAGGTTGCATGTCCACGTCGCTGGCCTCTGGGGCTGCAGGGGCCCAGCCTGTGGCCGTCAGGACCAGGACTGGAAGGTTCGCCAAGAGGGGGTCTTCTAAGCTCACGTCCCCTGGACCCCTGGACTTGAGCGTGTGCAGAGGCCCATCACAGTTTGCAGCACCCAAGGAGCAGCTGTTGAAATGACAGGAGGTGTGACCACGGGCGTCTTCCCAGTCAGCGTCGTAAGGATCTAAAAGCTGATGACAGAAGGGTTTCTGAGCCGGCGAGCAGGGGAATCAAGGAGAACACACGCCTTACACGCATAAGTAATTTCTTCCGTCATGGACCTTGGCAAATTGTGCACgatctgccctgcaaataaatcttcaaaaatgCCTTTGataagggcttctctgggggctcaaTTGGTCAAGAATCCAAttgccaaggcaagagacatgggtttgatccctggtccgggaagatccacACGTTGAGGAGCAACAAAACTAGTGAGAAGGCCCTGAGCCCTGCGGCCCAGGCTCTGCGACAGGAGAAGCCGCCGCagcgagaagcccacgcaccgctcTCCACACCTGGAGAGGGCATGTGTGCggcagcgaagacccagcgcaggcCAAAACacgttttaaattattttttaaatgcgtttgataaggacttcccaggtgatccagtggctaagactccatgttcccaatgcagggggcccaggttcaatccctggtcggggaactagatcccgtgtgccacataAGCATTCACACACCACCATAAAGATCCcgcgtgctgcagctaagacccagggcagccacataactaaatattttttaatgcatttgatAAATATCCCAGGAGCCTCCTAAAAGCCCGAGGGTGCCCCACTATGCGGGTGTCTCAGCCCGAGCCCCATCGTTTAAAGCCCCCTTTCCAGCGCTGgcagcccctgcccaccaccTCAGTCTGAGCTCATGTTCCTGCTCTGACCCCGGTGAGGGCCTCGCTTGGGCCGCCCCGGGCCCCTGACCGGCCTGCATAAGCAGGCCGTGGAGCCTCAACAGCCTCCACCGCACAGGCCGCCCAAGGCGCCGAAGGAGGTGGAAGTGAGTCTCTAGAACAGTCACTGTTTCCAAGGTGCCCCGGGGGGTTCCTGAAGGCCGACCATGGGCCCATCAGGGCCAGGCGACACCCCAGAGCAGCCAAACGCCTCCCCCGACCTCTACCGCCACAGCCAACGGTGGCTGCAGAGCTTTCTGGACCCTCCTCACACCACCTAGGGACTGAAAGTTCTGTTTCTTACTCTCTTTCACTCCTGCCCCGGGGCTCTGGCTGGAAAGGtctctagagaaagcccaggtgcCCAAGACCAGGGACGACCCCGTGCTGCACGGAGACCCTTCCAGACAGGCTCCAGCTGTGAGGACCCGCAACCCACACGACTCGACCTGTGAGCACCTCCCTCCCCGCTGACCCGCGGCCTCTGCACAGAGGGACCCCAGGCCGAGTCAGCAGGGG includes:
- the LOC113879780 gene encoding uncharacterized protein LOC113879780; amino-acid sequence: MAGLRNGHRSCIRAAFTASTRAGFQKRQRNRLHRLKASHKKNHLDFVEGIWRELLDPYDADWEDARGHTSCHFNSCSLGAANCDGPLHTLKSRGPGDVSLEDPLLANLPVLVLTATGWAPAAPEASDVDMQPAEAGGLEARGRMARLPGPPEDSGMMEEDRGSPEAVRPQGRARGSRPPPRLGTERDRGPKLALSKRKLELLLAEPEKSKRKKQCVA